A part of Halictus rubicundus isolate RS-2024b chromosome 4, iyHalRubi1_principal, whole genome shotgun sequence genomic DNA contains:
- the LOC143353665 gene encoding uncharacterized protein LOC143353665, with amino-acid sequence MIRDPRRSWMTRLNFVSDDRWRRKMIVCVDMMMIASIYKMTINDDETMTSGTRSFNERRNTFYRYSECSSSVCALGVLVYRLIDEGSSVTLVSPVSGVSFSRSSRYSSSVYSVHPFRPSPPARFSLIIRLS; translated from the coding sequence ATGATTCGCGATCCGCGTCGTTCATGGATGACTAGACTGAATTTCGTGAGCGATGATcggtggaggaggaagatgATTGTATGCGTCGACATGATGATGATCGCTTCGATATACAAGATGACGATTAATGACGATGAGACGATGACATCAGGAACAAGATCGTTTAACGAACGAAGAAACACTTTTTACAGATATTCTGAGTGTTCAAGTTCTGTTTGTGCTCTCGGCGTATTGGTCTATCGACTAATAGACGAGGGCTCTTCGGTGACACTGGTCTCTCCAGTTTCTGGCGTATCATTTTCTCGCAGCTCTCGGTATTCTTCATCGGTATACTCTGTTCATCCGTTTCGTCCGTCGCCTCCAGCTCGCTTCTCCTTGATCATTAGACTTTCATGA